From one Mycobacteriales bacterium genomic stretch:
- a CDS encoding tetratricopeptide repeat protein yields the protein MQRRPTDLSIAGAVDLSSLRQPATPAAPASTSHHVIDVTEATFEEQVLRRSLTVPVLVDFWASWCGPCKQLSPILEKLAEADAGKWVLAKIDVDANQGIAGQLQIQSIPTVLLAIGGRLVQGFQGAMPEREVRMFLDQVLEAAAQAGLPGPGGEAPAEDAPVPADPDLVAAEDALATGDYAAAITAYDALLARKPADPEAVAGRAFAVLLDRSGGVDPATALAAAQAAPDDLAAQTTAADVEVLSGDVQAAIDRLVGLVRRVAGDERETARTHLLSILDALDNDDPMVLAGRRSLANALF from the coding sequence ATGCAGCGCAGACCGACCGACCTGTCCATCGCCGGTGCCGTGGACCTCTCGTCCCTGCGTCAGCCGGCGACACCCGCGGCCCCCGCCTCCACCAGCCACCACGTCATCGACGTCACCGAGGCGACCTTCGAGGAGCAGGTGCTGCGCCGGTCGCTGACCGTGCCCGTGCTCGTCGACTTCTGGGCGTCGTGGTGCGGTCCGTGCAAGCAGCTCTCGCCGATCCTCGAGAAGCTCGCCGAGGCCGACGCCGGGAAGTGGGTCCTCGCCAAGATCGACGTCGACGCCAACCAGGGCATCGCCGGTCAGCTGCAGATCCAGTCGATCCCCACGGTGCTGCTCGCGATCGGCGGCCGGCTCGTCCAGGGCTTCCAGGGCGCGATGCCCGAGCGCGAGGTCCGGATGTTCCTCGACCAGGTGCTGGAGGCCGCTGCCCAGGCCGGCCTGCCCGGCCCCGGTGGCGAGGCGCCCGCAGAGGACGCGCCCGTCCCGGCAGACCCCGACCTGGTCGCGGCCGAGGACGCCCTCGCGACCGGCGACTACGCGGCGGCGATCACGGCGTACGACGCCCTGCTCGCGCGCAAGCCGGCCGACCCGGAGGCCGTGGCGGGCAGGGCCTTCGCGGTGCTGCTCGACCGCTCCGGCGGCGTCGACCCGGCCACCGCGCTCGCGGCCGCGCAGGCCGCACCCGATGACCTCGCGGCGCAGACCACCGCCGCCGACGTCGAGGTGCTCAGCGGTGACGTGCAGGCCGCGATCGACCGGCTCGTCGGGCTGGTCCGGCGGGTCGCTGGTGACGAGCGCGAGACCGCCCGCACCCACCTGCTGAGCATCCTCGACGCGCTCGACAACGACGACCCGATGGTGCTCGCCGGTCGTCGCTCCCTGGCCAACGCGCTGTTCTGA
- a CDS encoding DUF779 domain-containing protein has product MERVTITPAASELLARLKARHGELMFHQSGGCCDGSSPMCYPKGDFITGPSDVLLGEVDGCEFWMSASQFAYWSHTHLTVDVVPGRGSGFSVESPDGVRFLIRSRLFTDDEADALVPVTPGT; this is encoded by the coding sequence ATGGAGCGCGTCACGATCACGCCGGCGGCGTCGGAGCTGCTGGCGCGCCTGAAGGCCCGCCACGGCGAGCTGATGTTCCACCAGAGCGGCGGCTGCTGCGACGGCTCCTCGCCGATGTGCTACCCGAAGGGCGACTTCATCACGGGGCCGTCCGACGTGCTGCTCGGTGAGGTCGACGGGTGCGAGTTCTGGATGTCGGCGTCGCAGTTCGCCTACTGGTCGCACACCCACCTCACCGTCGACGTCGTACCCGGGCGGGGGAGCGGCTTCTCCGTCGAGTCGCCCGACGGCGTGCGCTTCCTCATCCGGTCGCGGCTGTTCACCGACGACGAGGCCGACGCGCTCGTCCCCGTGACCCCCGGCACCTGA
- a CDS encoding aldehyde dehydrogenase family protein: MVYAQPGTEGAIASFDARYDNFIDGDWVAPAGGEYFENVTPVTGKVFCDVARSQAVDVDKALDAAHRAAPAWGRTSTTARARILEQIADRMEASLEKLAVLECWENGKAVRETLAADLPLAIDHFRYFAAAIRTQEGTSSQIDNETVAYHFHEPLGVVGQIIPWNFPILMAVWKLAPALAAGNCVVLKPAEQTPVSILEVVKLIADLLPPGVLNVVNGFGVEAGKPLASSSKIAKIAFTGETTTGRLIMQYASGNIIPVTLELGGKSPNVFFADVMEQEDDFLDKALEGFTMFALNQGEICTCPSRALIAESIYDEFIEKAIERVSRIKVGNPLDPTVMIGAQASNDQLEKILSYLDIGKAEGADLLIGGDRRVEPGLEGGYYVQPTVFRGKNDMRIFQEEIFGPVLAVTTFSDEADALAIANQTLYGLGSGVWTRDQGTAYRMGRGIQAGRVWTNCYHLYPAHAAFGGYKQSGIGRENHKMMLDHYQQTKNMLVSYDPKPMGFF, from the coding sequence GTGGTCTACGCGCAGCCCGGCACAGAAGGTGCGATCGCGTCGTTCGACGCCCGCTACGACAACTTCATCGACGGCGACTGGGTGGCGCCGGCGGGGGGCGAGTACTTCGAGAACGTCACGCCGGTCACCGGCAAGGTCTTCTGCGACGTCGCCCGGTCGCAGGCCGTCGACGTCGACAAGGCGCTCGACGCGGCACACCGCGCGGCACCGGCCTGGGGGCGGACGTCGACGACCGCCCGCGCGCGGATCCTCGAGCAGATCGCGGACCGCATGGAGGCCAGCCTCGAGAAGCTGGCCGTCCTCGAGTGCTGGGAGAACGGCAAGGCCGTGCGCGAGACCCTCGCCGCCGACCTGCCGCTCGCGATCGACCACTTCCGCTACTTCGCGGCGGCGATCCGGACGCAGGAGGGCACGTCCAGCCAGATCGACAACGAGACCGTGGCGTACCACTTCCACGAGCCGCTCGGCGTCGTCGGCCAGATCATCCCGTGGAACTTCCCGATCCTCATGGCGGTCTGGAAGCTCGCGCCCGCGCTCGCGGCCGGCAACTGCGTCGTCCTCAAGCCGGCCGAGCAGACGCCCGTCAGCATCCTCGAGGTCGTCAAGCTCATCGCCGACCTGCTCCCGCCGGGCGTCCTCAACGTCGTCAACGGCTTCGGCGTCGAAGCCGGCAAGCCGCTCGCGTCGTCGTCGAAGATCGCGAAGATCGCCTTCACCGGCGAGACGACGACCGGGCGGCTGATCATGCAGTACGCCAGCGGCAACATCATCCCGGTCACCCTCGAGCTCGGCGGCAAGAGCCCCAACGTCTTCTTCGCCGACGTCATGGAGCAGGAGGACGACTTCCTCGACAAGGCGCTCGAGGGCTTCACGATGTTCGCCCTCAACCAGGGCGAGATCTGCACCTGCCCGTCGCGCGCCCTCATCGCCGAGTCGATCTACGACGAGTTCATCGAGAAGGCCATCGAGCGTGTCTCGCGCATCAAGGTCGGCAACCCGCTCGACCCGACGGTGATGATCGGCGCGCAGGCCAGCAACGACCAGCTCGAGAAGATCCTGTCCTACCTCGACATCGGCAAGGCCGAGGGAGCCGACCTGCTCATCGGCGGCGACCGTCGTGTCGAGCCCGGTCTCGAGGGCGGCTACTACGTGCAGCCCACGGTCTTCCGCGGCAAGAACGACATGCGCATCTTCCAGGAGGAGATCTTCGGCCCGGTCCTCGCCGTCACGACCTTCTCCGACGAGGCCGACGCGCTCGCCATCGCCAACCAGACGCTCTACGGCCTCGGCTCCGGCGTGTGGACCCGCGACCAGGGGACGGCCTACCGGATGGGCCGCGGCATCCAGGCCGGTCGCGTCTGGACCAACTGCTACCACCTCTACCCCGCGCACGCGGCCTTCGGTGGCTACAAGCAGTCCGGCATCGGCCGCGAGAACCACAAGATGATGCTCGACCACTACCAGCAGACCAAGAACATGCTGGTGTCCTACGACCCGAAGCCCATGGGCTTCTTCTAA
- a CDS encoding transcriptional regulator: protein MASSRLADQRRRAEALWRARFSGGGATERVPVEVAEQVRDSWDRSSTSASVHLAAAPVDETTDPVQLWRDSPLRPAIEAVEDELVELAEDRGFVAAVMDDAGRLVWTAGGRHMRRRAEGVNFAPGGRWDEASVGTNALALALDTGKPAQVFSAEHYAEMVHGWCCFAAPLRDPATGRSLGVLDLSSTWDRAHPMALAAVRALAMAAQAVLDAGARETVAAAPRPWQVQLLGTPDLQRGGIVLPVALRQAEVLALLALHPEGLTPEQLHDKLHGEDAVSLVTTKADVSHLRALLDGGIARRRYRLEVDASVDVVELLDAVRSGDALRVAGLYRGPLLPTSEAPGVREWRDVVDVAVRDSVLRTGDADALLRLADALPYDLEVQQAAAAAVPVGDPRTGWAQARLQRAERS from the coding sequence ATGGCGTCGTCGCGGCTCGCGGACCAGCGGCGACGTGCCGAGGCGCTGTGGCGGGCCCGCTTCTCCGGAGGCGGTGCCACCGAGCGCGTTCCCGTCGAGGTCGCCGAGCAGGTCCGTGACTCCTGGGACCGCTCGAGCACGTCCGCGAGCGTGCACCTGGCCGCCGCGCCCGTCGACGAGACGACCGACCCGGTGCAGCTGTGGCGCGACAGCCCGCTGCGTCCGGCGATCGAGGCCGTCGAGGACGAGCTGGTCGAGCTCGCCGAGGACCGCGGCTTCGTCGCGGCCGTCATGGACGACGCCGGCCGGCTGGTCTGGACCGCCGGCGGTCGCCACATGCGCCGCCGCGCGGAGGGCGTCAACTTCGCGCCGGGCGGTCGCTGGGACGAGGCCAGCGTCGGCACCAACGCGCTCGCGCTGGCGCTCGACACCGGCAAGCCGGCACAGGTCTTCAGCGCGGAGCACTACGCCGAGATGGTGCACGGCTGGTGCTGCTTCGCCGCGCCGCTGCGCGACCCCGCGACCGGCCGGTCGCTCGGCGTCCTCGACCTGTCCAGCACCTGGGACCGCGCGCACCCGATGGCCCTCGCGGCGGTGCGCGCGCTGGCGATGGCGGCCCAGGCGGTCCTCGACGCGGGCGCCCGCGAGACGGTCGCGGCCGCGCCCCGGCCGTGGCAGGTCCAGCTGCTCGGCACCCCCGACCTCCAGCGTGGCGGCATCGTGCTGCCCGTCGCACTGCGGCAGGCCGAGGTGCTCGCCCTGCTCGCCCTGCACCCCGAGGGCCTGACCCCGGAGCAGCTGCACGACAAGCTGCACGGTGAGGACGCGGTCTCGCTCGTCACCACCAAGGCCGACGTCTCCCACCTGCGCGCGCTGCTCGACGGGGGCATCGCGCGCCGCCGCTACCGCCTCGAGGTCGACGCCTCCGTCGACGTCGTCGAGCTGCTCGACGCGGTCCGCAGCGGTGACGCCCTGCGCGTGGCCGGCCTCTACCGCGGCCCGCTGCTGCCCACGAGCGAGGCTCCGGGAGTGCGGGAGTGGCGCGACGTCGTCGACGTGGCCGTGCGCGACAGCGTCCTGCGCACCGGCGACGCCGACGCCCTGCTGCGCCTTGCCGATGCCCTGCCCTACGACCTCGAGGTGCAGCAGGCCGCGGCGGCGGCGGTGCCGGTCGGTGACCCGCGCACCGGCTGGGCGCAGGCCCGGCTGCAGCGGGCCGAGCGCAGCTGA
- a CDS encoding DUF3817 domain-containing protein, with protein MKALRAVALLESLSFAVLLVCSVLKRTTDTDLVPVMGPLHGVLFLALVVLVLEARGRIGWSWRFTALMLTVGSPGAHFAVHATPDPVRATA; from the coding sequence GTGAAGGCCTTGCGTGCAGTGGCACTGCTGGAGTCGCTGTCGTTCGCGGTGCTGCTCGTCTGCAGCGTCCTCAAGCGGACGACGGACACCGACCTCGTGCCGGTGATGGGGCCGCTGCACGGCGTGCTCTTCCTGGCGCTGGTCGTGCTGGTCCTGGAGGCCCGCGGCCGGATCGGCTGGTCGTGGCGGTTCACCGCGTTGATGCTCACGGTCGGCTCCCCGGGCGCCCACTTCGCCGTCCACGCCACCCCCGACCCGGTCCGCGCCACCGCCTGA
- a CDS encoding cupin domain-containing protein gives MSARASLVDELGLAPHPEGGYYRETWRVPSSVTTAAGERSLATAILFLLEPGQSSRWHRVRSGELWLWQGGGPLVLSLGGLGASPSLASEVVVGPDPSAGHALQHLVAPSEWQAARPAGTTYSLVACVVSPGFDFDDFELEETL, from the coding sequence GTGAGCGCCCGGGCGTCTCTGGTCGACGAGCTCGGGCTCGCCCCGCACCCGGAGGGCGGCTACTACCGCGAGACCTGGCGGGTGCCCTCGTCGGTGACGACCGCTGCCGGCGAGCGGTCGCTCGCAACCGCCATCCTGTTCCTGCTCGAGCCGGGGCAGTCCTCGCGCTGGCACCGGGTGCGCTCCGGCGAGCTGTGGCTGTGGCAGGGCGGTGGCCCGCTGGTGCTGTCGCTCGGCGGGCTCGGCGCGTCGCCGTCGCTCGCCTCCGAGGTGGTGGTCGGGCCGGACCCGTCCGCCGGGCACGCGTTGCAGCACCTGGTCGCCCCCTCCGAGTGGCAGGCCGCACGACCGGCAGGTACGACGTACTCCCTGGTGGCCTGCGTCGTGTCACCGGGCTTCGACTTCGACGACTTCGAGCTGGAGGAAACCCTGTGA
- the meaB gene encoding methylmalonyl Co-A mutase-associated GTPase MeaB has protein sequence MARASRGTPDVPDLVARAEAGEARAVARLISLVEDASPALREVMRLLAPKGRAARVVGLTGSPGVGKSTSTNALVAAYRRRGLKVGVLAVDPSSPFSGGALLGDRVRMQDHATDDGVFIRSMASRGHLGGLSWSTPQALRVLSAAGCDVVLVETVGVGQAEVEVAALADTTLVLLAPGMGDGIQAAKAGILEVADVFVVNKADREGADTVVRDLRNMLSLGDRRADGGWKVPIVKTVAAKGEGADEVVEAIEQHGAWLAATGQLEQRRVARACDEVEAIALTSLRVDLRSGPALTALAERVVAGVLDPYAAADELVASR, from the coding sequence CTGGCCCGCGCCTCCCGGGGGACCCCAGACGTCCCCGACCTCGTCGCTCGCGCCGAGGCCGGTGAGGCGCGTGCCGTCGCCCGGCTGATCAGCCTCGTCGAGGACGCCTCGCCCGCCCTGCGCGAGGTCATGCGACTGCTCGCACCGAAGGGCCGCGCCGCGCGCGTGGTCGGGCTCACCGGCTCGCCCGGCGTCGGCAAGAGCACGTCCACCAACGCGCTCGTCGCGGCGTACCGCCGGCGTGGCCTGAAGGTCGGGGTGCTCGCGGTCGACCCCTCCTCGCCCTTCTCCGGCGGCGCGCTGCTCGGTGACCGGGTGCGGATGCAGGACCACGCGACCGACGACGGCGTCTTCATCCGCTCGATGGCCTCGCGCGGACACCTCGGCGGGCTGTCGTGGTCGACGCCCCAGGCCCTGCGGGTCCTGTCGGCCGCGGGCTGCGACGTCGTGCTCGTCGAGACCGTCGGGGTTGGACAGGCCGAGGTGGAGGTCGCCGCGCTCGCCGACACGACGCTGGTGCTGCTCGCCCCCGGGATGGGCGACGGCATCCAGGCCGCCAAGGCCGGCATCCTCGAGGTCGCCGACGTCTTCGTCGTCAACAAGGCCGACCGCGAGGGCGCGGACACCGTCGTGCGGGACCTGCGCAACATGCTCTCGCTCGGCGACCGCCGTGCCGACGGCGGCTGGAAGGTGCCGATCGTCAAGACGGTCGCGGCCAAGGGCGAGGGCGCCGACGAGGTCGTCGAGGCGATCGAGCAGCACGGCGCCTGGCTCGCCGCGACCGGGCAGCTCGAGCAGCGCAGGGTCGCGCGGGCGTGCGACGAGGTCGAGGCGATCGCGCTCACCTCGCTACGCGTCGACCTGCGCTCCGGCCCTGCGCTGACCGCCCTGGCCGAGCGGGTCGTCGCCGGGGTGCTCGACCCCTACGCCGCTGCCGACGAGCTGGTGGCGTCGCGGTGA
- a CDS encoding acetyl-CoA C-acetyltransferase produces the protein MARTDNPSVIVAGARTPIGKLSGALKDFTAMDLGGIAIKGALEKAGVSGDQVDYVIMGQVLQAGQGQMTARQAAVKGGIPMSVPSLTINKVCLSGLDAIALADQLIRAGEFEVVVAGGMESMTQAPYLLPKARGGYRYGNAEILDVTFHDGLFDAFDRVPMGEATEGTAKNFAPQTREEQDEFAARSHELAAAAIKDGRFAEEIVPVSIPQRKGDPILVTEDEGVRPGTTAESLGALKPAFVKDGTLTAGNASQISDGAAAVVVMSKAKAESLGLTWLAEIGAHGVVAGPDNSLQEQPANAIRAAVAKQGVSVEDIDLFELNEAFAAVGIASTRALGVDADKVNVNGGAIALGHPIGASGARVVLHLAHELKRRGGGLGAAALCGGGGQGDALLLTVPKS, from the coding sequence GTGGCCCGCACCGACAACCCGTCCGTCATCGTCGCGGGCGCCCGCACCCCGATCGGCAAGCTGTCGGGGGCGCTCAAGGACTTCACCGCCATGGACCTCGGCGGCATCGCCATCAAGGGCGCCCTGGAGAAGGCCGGCGTCAGCGGCGACCAGGTCGACTACGTGATCATGGGCCAGGTGCTGCAGGCCGGCCAGGGCCAGATGACCGCGCGCCAGGCCGCGGTCAAGGGCGGCATCCCGATGAGCGTCCCGTCGCTCACCATCAACAAGGTCTGCCTGTCCGGCCTCGACGCGATCGCGCTCGCCGACCAGCTCATCCGTGCGGGCGAGTTCGAGGTCGTCGTCGCCGGTGGCATGGAGTCGATGACCCAGGCGCCGTACCTCCTGCCGAAGGCCCGCGGCGGCTACCGCTACGGCAACGCCGAGATCCTCGACGTGACCTTCCACGACGGGCTGTTCGACGCCTTCGACCGCGTTCCGATGGGCGAGGCCACCGAGGGCACGGCGAAGAACTTCGCCCCGCAGACCCGCGAGGAGCAGGACGAGTTCGCCGCGCGCTCCCACGAGCTCGCCGCCGCCGCCATCAAGGACGGCCGCTTCGCCGAGGAGATCGTCCCGGTGTCGATCCCGCAGCGCAAGGGCGACCCGATCCTCGTCACCGAGGACGAGGGCGTGCGCCCGGGCACGACCGCCGAGTCGCTCGGCGCCCTCAAGCCGGCCTTCGTGAAGGACGGCACCCTCACTGCCGGCAACGCCTCGCAGATCTCCGACGGCGCGGCCGCCGTGGTGGTCATGAGCAAGGCCAAGGCGGAGTCGCTCGGCCTCACCTGGCTCGCCGAGATCGGCGCCCACGGCGTCGTCGCCGGCCCGGACAACTCCCTGCAGGAGCAGCCCGCCAACGCCATCCGCGCGGCGGTCGCCAAGCAGGGCGTGTCGGTGGAGGACATCGACCTGTTCGAGCTCAACGAGGCCTTCGCCGCGGTCGGCATCGCCTCGACCCGCGCGCTCGGCGTCGACGCCGACAAGGTCAACGTCAACGGTGGCGCCATCGCGCTCGGCCACCCGATCGGTGCCTCCGGCGCCCGCGTCGTGCTCCACCTCGCCCACGAGCTCAAGCGCCGCGGTGGCGGCCTCGGTGCGGCCGCGCTGTGCGGTGGCGGCGGTCAGGGCGACGCGCTGCTCCTCACCGTCCCGAAGAGCTGA
- the mce gene encoding methylmalonyl-CoA epimerase, which yields MTAIDHVGIAVADLDEAIALYEKAYGMTCVHTEVNAEQGVREAMMAVGDSGSFIQLLAPLDPDTTIGRFLAKSGPGIQQMAYRVEDLDAASAHLREQGMRLLYDEPRTGTAGSRVNFIHPKSSGGVLVELVEPGPDGMGH from the coding sequence ATCACAGCCATCGACCACGTCGGGATCGCCGTCGCCGACCTCGACGAGGCCATCGCGCTCTACGAGAAGGCCTACGGCATGACCTGCGTGCACACCGAGGTCAACGCCGAGCAGGGCGTGCGCGAGGCGATGATGGCCGTGGGCGACTCCGGCAGCTTCATCCAGCTGCTCGCCCCCCTCGACCCCGACACGACGATCGGGCGCTTCCTCGCCAAGAGCGGCCCCGGCATCCAGCAGATGGCCTACCGCGTCGAGGACCTCGACGCGGCCTCCGCCCACCTGCGCGAGCAGGGCATGCGACTGCTGTACGACGAGCCGCGCACCGGCACCGCGGGCTCGCGCGTCAACTTCATCCACCCGAAGAGCTCCGGCGGCGTGCTGGTCGAGCTCGTCGAGCCCGGGCCCGACGGCATGGGCCACTAG
- the ccrA gene encoding crotonyl-CoA carboxylase/reductase: MQEILDAIQSGDPTAVAGLSVPESYRGVVVRKDEQGMFEGVATRDKDPRKSLHVDTVATPELGPGEAIVAVMASSVNFNTVWTSIFEPVSTFGFLERYGKLSALTKRHDLPYHVVGSDLSGVVLAVGPGVTKWKAGDVVVAHCLSVELEDHQGHDDSMMDPQQRIWGFETNFGGLAELALVKANQLMPKPAHLTWEEAAAPGLVNSTAYRQLVSKNAGQMKQGDNVLVWGASGGLGSYATQYVLNGGGQPICVVSSPEKAEICRRMGAEMIIDRSAEDYRFWKDEHNQDPKEWQRFGKKIRELTGGEDIDIVFEHPGRETFGASVYVTRKGGVITTCASTSGYMHQYDNRYLWMNLKRIVSSHFANYRESWEANRLIAKGKIHPTLSKTYALEDTGQAAYDVHKNLHQGKVGVLCLAPEEGLGVSPEAADFRAQHLQAINRFRDV; the protein is encoded by the coding sequence GTGCAGGAGATCCTCGACGCCATCCAGTCCGGCGACCCCACCGCGGTCGCCGGCCTGTCCGTCCCCGAGTCCTACCGCGGCGTTGTCGTCCGCAAGGACGAGCAGGGGATGTTCGAGGGCGTCGCGACCCGTGACAAGGACCCGCGCAAGAGCCTGCACGTCGACACGGTCGCGACCCCGGAGCTCGGCCCCGGTGAGGCGATCGTCGCCGTGATGGCGTCCTCGGTGAACTTCAACACCGTCTGGACCTCGATCTTCGAGCCGGTCTCGACCTTCGGCTTCCTCGAGCGCTACGGCAAGCTCTCTGCGCTCACCAAGCGCCACGACCTGCCCTACCACGTGGTGGGCTCCGACCTGTCCGGCGTCGTGCTCGCGGTCGGCCCGGGAGTCACCAAGTGGAAGGCCGGCGACGTCGTCGTCGCGCACTGCCTGTCGGTCGAGCTCGAGGACCACCAGGGCCACGACGACTCGATGATGGACCCGCAGCAGCGGATCTGGGGCTTCGAGACCAACTTCGGCGGCCTGGCCGAGCTGGCTCTGGTCAAGGCCAACCAGCTGATGCCCAAGCCCGCCCACCTCACCTGGGAGGAGGCGGCGGCTCCCGGCCTCGTCAACTCCACCGCCTACCGCCAGCTCGTCAGCAAGAACGCCGGCCAGATGAAGCAGGGCGACAACGTCTTGGTCTGGGGCGCCTCGGGCGGCCTCGGCTCCTACGCCACGCAGTACGTCCTCAACGGCGGCGGCCAGCCCATCTGCGTCGTGAGCTCGCCGGAGAAGGCGGAGATCTGCCGGCGGATGGGCGCCGAGATGATCATCGACCGCAGCGCCGAGGACTACCGGTTCTGGAAGGACGAGCACAACCAGGACCCGAAGGAGTGGCAGCGCTTCGGCAAGAAGATCCGCGAGCTGACCGGCGGCGAGGACATCGACATCGTCTTCGAGCACCCGGGCCGCGAGACCTTCGGCGCCTCGGTCTACGTCACGCGCAAGGGCGGCGTCATCACGACCTGCGCCTCGACCAGCGGCTACATGCACCAGTACGACAACCGCTACCTCTGGATGAACCTCAAGCGGATCGTGTCGTCGCACTTCGCCAACTACCGCGAGTCGTGGGAGGCCAACCGCCTCATCGCGAAGGGCAAGATCCACCCGACGCTGTCGAAGACCTACGCGCTCGAGGACACCGGCCAGGCTGCGTACGACGTGCACAAGAACCTGCACCAGGGCAAGGTCGGCGTCCTGTGCCTCGCGCCGGAGGAGGGCCTGGGCGTCTCCCCCGAGGCTGCCGACTTCCGTGCGCAGCACCTGCAGGCCATCAACCGCTTCCGCGACGTCTGA
- a CDS encoding DivIVA domain-containing protein, protein MSREETPDTEVVPLHDDSAPTGFDVVRRGYDRRQVDDYLDRVEVALSDADARHAADGERLAVLEQQLAAVQAQVADAERRASGQPEPASLLGERLAQMLRLAEEEAAEMRSSAAADAAALRESAAKEVEVLLTVARDRAADETAVQRAALSHRETELEQALRTADEARLEAQQDAEQVRARAGRDAIAAREEGDAARAAAIADGEATRDRLVAEGEAAREQARAQAQEEFEQARSQTLAEATRVREAARDEAAAMTAEARRQVEELSRQRDAISAQLQSLRDTVAAAVGPLSAPPGPPGPA, encoded by the coding sequence ATGAGCCGCGAGGAGACCCCCGACACCGAGGTCGTCCCCCTGCACGACGACAGCGCACCCACCGGCTTCGACGTGGTCCGGCGGGGCTACGACCGCCGGCAGGTCGACGACTACCTCGACCGCGTCGAGGTGGCGCTGTCCGATGCCGACGCCCGCCACGCGGCCGACGGCGAGCGGCTGGCCGTCCTCGAGCAGCAGTTGGCGGCGGTCCAGGCCCAGGTCGCCGACGCCGAGCGGCGCGCCTCCGGGCAGCCCGAGCCGGCCAGCCTGCTCGGCGAGCGGTTGGCGCAGATGCTGCGGCTGGCCGAGGAGGAGGCTGCCGAGATGCGGTCCTCCGCGGCCGCCGACGCCGCCGCCCTGCGCGAGTCCGCAGCCAAGGAGGTGGAGGTCCTGCTCACCGTCGCCAGGGACCGCGCGGCCGACGAGACCGCCGTCCAGCGGGCCGCGCTGTCGCACCGCGAGACCGAGCTCGAGCAGGCGCTGCGCACCGCCGACGAGGCCCGGCTCGAGGCGCAGCAGGACGCCGAGCAGGTCCGCGCGCGTGCCGGTCGCGACGCCATCGCCGCCCGGGAGGAGGGCGACGCGGCCCGCGCTGCGGCGATCGCCGACGGAGAGGCCACCCGTGACCGGCTGGTCGCGGAGGGCGAGGCCGCCCGCGAGCAGGCCCGCGCGCAGGCACAGGAGGAGTTCGAGCAGGCCCGCTCACAGACCCTCGCGGAGGCGACCCGGGTGCGGGAGGCCGCGCGCGACGAGGCCGCGGCGATGACGGCCGAGGCCCGCCGCCAGGTCGAGGAGCTGTCCCGTCAGCGTGACGCGATCTCGGCGCAGCTGCAGAGCCTGCGCGACACCGTCGCCGCCGCTGTCGGCCCGCTGTCGGCCCCGCCCGGGCCGCCCGGTCCCGCGTGA